One Candidatus Sulfotelmatobacter sp. genomic region harbors:
- a CDS encoding GntR family transcriptional regulator: protein MKRLTSDDDRTLDVVTPIAVSRAPRMKEGIVDQLRRLILEGKLAPGTVLRQEHLARQLSVSRTPLREALLALEQEGFVTIAASGAASVVALDDRDAREIMDVREMVDGLAARLAAERGLPPAVDRELQALAKQMRAIAPRDKHSYLVANADFHTKIVEATGHLRLQGFIPLVRMSSEVVYMRMQDQGRRLSVSASEHTRILDAIRSGDAAAAERLAREHVRNATDHWLRGEEPDGCPSFESTI, encoded by the coding sequence GTGAAACGTCTGACCAGCGACGACGATCGCACGCTCGACGTCGTCACGCCGATCGCCGTCAGCCGCGCGCCGCGCATGAAGGAGGGGATCGTCGACCAACTGCGCCGCCTGATCCTCGAAGGCAAGCTGGCGCCCGGGACCGTGCTGCGCCAAGAGCACCTCGCTCGCCAACTCAGCGTCAGCCGGACGCCGCTGCGCGAAGCGCTGCTGGCGCTCGAGCAAGAGGGCTTCGTCACCATCGCCGCCAGCGGCGCCGCCTCGGTGGTCGCGCTCGACGACCGCGACGCGCGCGAGATCATGGACGTGCGCGAGATGGTCGACGGGCTCGCGGCCCGGCTGGCCGCCGAGCGCGGCCTCCCGCCCGCGGTCGACCGCGAGCTGCAGGCGCTGGCCAAGCAGATGCGGGCGATCGCGCCGCGCGACAAGCACAGCTACCTGGTCGCGAACGCCGATTTCCACACCAAGATCGTCGAGGCGACGGGACATCTGCGGCTGCAGGGCTTCATCCCGCTGGTGCGCATGTCGTCCGAGGTCGTCTACATGCGCATGCAAGATCAGGGACGGCGCCTGTCGGTCTCCGCGAGCGAGCACACGCGCATCCTCGACGCGATCCGTTCCGGCGACGCCGCGGCCGCCGAGCGGCTGGCCCGCGAACACGTCCGCAACGCGACCGACCACTGGCTACGAGGAGAGGAGCCCGACGGATGCCCTTCGTTCGAGTCGACGATCTAG
- the pcaC gene encoding 4-carboxymuconolactone decarboxylase, with product MSTSDKFERGLEVRREVLGTTHVDRSLQNATDFNRDYQTLVTEHAWADIWTRPGLDRPVRSLLVLAMTAALGRWEEFRLHLRATRNTGATKEQVKETLMQVAVYAGFPAANSAFHHAAEVYAEMDKENPS from the coding sequence TTGAGCACGAGCGACAAGTTCGAGCGCGGTCTCGAAGTCCGGCGCGAGGTGCTCGGCACGACGCACGTCGACCGTTCGCTGCAAAACGCCACCGACTTCAACCGCGACTACCAGACGCTGGTCACCGAGCATGCGTGGGCCGACATCTGGACGCGACCCGGACTCGACCGCCCGGTGCGCAGCCTGCTGGTGCTGGCGATGACCGCCGCGCTCGGGCGTTGGGAAGAGTTCCGCCTGCATTTGCGGGCCACGCGCAACACCGGCGCGACCAAGGAGCAGGTCAAGGAGACGCTGATGCAGGTCGCGGTCTACGCCGGCTTCCCCGCCGCCAACTCGGCGTTCCACCACGCCGCCGAGGTCTACGCCGAAATGGACAAGGAGAATCCCTCGTGA
- the pcaD gene encoding 3-oxoadipate enol-lactonase, producing MPFVRVDDLVVHYDLTGPADAPVIVFGNSLGTSYDLWDDNVGALCDRYRVLRLDMRGHGLTSITPGTPRPTIDAVTQDVVELLEALSIGRVRYVGLSIGGMIGQRLAATHPERLEALVLCATGNQLSTPEIWNARIASVEAGGIEAIADGTMQRWFAPSTHRDRADTIAGFRNMLVRTPQPGYIDGCKTVRDADLRADDARITTPTLIISGAQDQAAPVERGQTLHAAIASSQFVVVDDAGHLLNVEQPDRVNRLLNAFLAEPTRAVEAAR from the coding sequence ATGCCCTTCGTTCGAGTCGACGATCTAGTCGTTCACTACGATCTCACCGGGCCGGCCGACGCGCCGGTCATCGTGTTCGGCAACTCGCTGGGCACGTCGTACGACCTGTGGGACGACAACGTCGGCGCACTCTGCGACCGCTATCGGGTCCTGCGGCTGGACATGCGCGGGCACGGCCTCACCTCGATCACGCCCGGCACGCCGCGGCCGACGATCGACGCGGTCACGCAGGACGTCGTCGAGCTGCTCGAAGCGCTGAGCATCGGTCGCGTCCGTTACGTCGGGCTGTCGATCGGCGGCATGATCGGCCAACGGCTGGCCGCGACGCACCCGGAGCGCCTCGAAGCGCTCGTCCTGTGCGCGACCGGCAACCAGCTCAGCACGCCGGAGATCTGGAACGCGCGCATCGCCAGCGTCGAGGCGGGCGGCATCGAAGCGATCGCCGACGGCACGATGCAGCGCTGGTTCGCCCCCTCGACCCACCGCGACCGCGCCGACACGATCGCCGGCTTCCGCAACATGCTCGTGCGCACGCCGCAGCCCGGGTATATCGACGGCTGCAAGACCGTGCGCGACGCCGACCTGCGCGCCGACGACGCGCGTATCACGACGCCGACGCTGATCATCTCGGGCGCGCAGGACCAAGCCGCACCCGTCGAACGCGGCCAGACGCTGCACGCCGCGATCGCCAGCTCGCAGTTCGTGGTGGTGGACGACGCCGGTCACTTGCTCAACGTCGAGCAGCCCGATCGGGTCAACCGGCTGCTCAACGCCTTCCTCGCCGAGCCGACGCGCGCGGTGGAGGCCGCGCGTTGA
- the pcaH gene encoding protocatechuate 3,4-dioxygenase subunit beta encodes MIAPARRRFAPEPPGTQPPYDWPDYTSTIKRHPKRELIAVPHTLSEITGPSFAEQWPGAPLVDLTRVREGAPEAMGQRITVEGRVLDEDGRPLRNTLIEFWQANAAGRYHHSEDQHDAPLDPNFTGVGHTYTDDEGRWRFMTIRPGAYPWRNTYNAWRAAHIHFSVFGAGFASRLITQMYFPGDPLMAWDPVYHSVADQAARERMISTYVPDLSQAEYSMGYRWDIVMRGRDETPMENR; translated from the coding sequence GTGATCGCACCCGCACGCCGGCGGTTCGCCCCCGAACCGCCGGGAACGCAGCCGCCGTACGACTGGCCGGACTACACGAGCACGATCAAACGGCATCCGAAGCGGGAGCTGATCGCCGTTCCCCACACGCTCTCGGAGATCACCGGTCCCTCGTTCGCCGAGCAGTGGCCCGGCGCGCCGCTCGTCGACCTGACGCGCGTGCGCGAAGGCGCTCCGGAGGCGATGGGGCAGCGCATCACCGTCGAGGGCCGCGTCCTCGACGAGGACGGCCGTCCGCTGCGCAACACGCTGATCGAGTTCTGGCAGGCCAACGCCGCCGGCCGCTACCACCACAGCGAAGATCAGCACGACGCGCCGCTCGATCCGAACTTCACCGGGGTCGGTCACACCTACACCGACGACGAGGGTCGCTGGCGGTTCATGACGATTCGGCCGGGCGCATATCCTTGGCGCAACACCTACAACGCGTGGCGTGCCGCGCACATCCACTTCTCGGTGTTCGGCGCCGGCTTCGCCTCGCGCCTCATCACCCAGATGTACTTCCCGGGCGATCCGCTGATGGCATGGGATCCGGTCTACCACAGCGTGGCCGATCAAGCGGCACGCGAACGGATGATCTCGACCTACGTCCCCGATCTCAGCCAAGCCGAGTACTCGATGGGCTATCGGTGGGACATCGTGATGCGCGGGCGCGACGAGACGCCGATGGAGAACCGGTAG
- the pcaG gene encoding protocatechuate 3,4-dioxygenase subunit alpha → MPIPTSSQTVGPFFREGLNHPTWADLTREGAAGTPIRIEGTLYDGDHEIVPDGVLEVWQADANGFYPDPQDDRNGARDPHFRGFGRCCTSPDGSFAFRTVLPGALPGEGAVQQAPHVNLSVFARGLLKRLTTRVYFSDLAEANAADPLLRSIADESVRATLIAERVADAGGVATYRFDVVLQGEGETAFLAV, encoded by the coding sequence GTGCCGATTCCCACCAGCTCGCAGACCGTCGGGCCGTTCTTCCGCGAAGGCCTCAACCATCCGACCTGGGCCGACCTCACGCGCGAAGGCGCGGCGGGGACGCCGATCCGCATCGAGGGCACCCTCTACGACGGCGACCACGAGATCGTTCCGGACGGCGTGCTCGAGGTGTGGCAAGCCGATGCGAACGGCTTCTATCCGGATCCGCAGGACGATCGCAACGGCGCGCGCGATCCGCACTTCCGCGGCTTCGGCCGCTGCTGCACGAGCCCCGACGGAAGCTTCGCGTTCCGCACCGTGCTGCCCGGCGCGTTGCCGGGCGAGGGCGCGGTGCAGCAAGCGCCGCACGTCAACCTCTCGGTGTTCGCGCGCGGTTTGCTCAAGCGGCTGACGACGCGCGTCTACTTCAGCGACCTGGCCGAGGCCAACGCGGCGGACCCGCTGCTGCGCTCGATCGCCGACGAGAGCGTGCGCGCGACGCTGATCGCCGAGCGCGTCGCCGATGCCGGCGGCGTGGCGACGTATCGCTTCGACGTCGTGCTGCAAGGCGAGGGCGAGACGGCCTTCCTCGCGGTCTGA